The following proteins come from a genomic window of Megalops cyprinoides isolate fMegCyp1 chromosome 6, fMegCyp1.pri, whole genome shotgun sequence:
- the LOC118779938 gene encoding uncharacterized protein LOC118779938: MQPTGSNAAHQPQLLSLGHKDTTRLLEVYVKRSLSLNDGPAGGRRTQAKPRKRVTLAEKNKQVRRHSSDSSAHLSPSEVESVVTAFKPAPVEASVDAPEDLPEEAPVTANLESSTEEERKKPKKGSKKSKKPSFLKSFLGLFSRKGTEKKEERKSSSPENAGTFIPPDTPSPTISCLPVPTTSSGGDQNAPGSRRPLRRKSTLKRFSFRGHRGEDGKNRIQRPTTLGLSETAHRSDAVSVEPNVLYYEKMSEELEKIVKEVKDSPTDEGHKNIVQNPEPLRQVATPEAEVIERIIALIKHQGDAIDVKLKENSNVNSFFQKLSYGSFQQLADLYVQSETPGQLPEGNATAPELVKFAFTLDFTAKVAGLSSQTLGRIMGFGNQYLQDRFTHMSVNQSQDSQSQPTQNFSGPD; encoded by the exons ATGCAGCCTACAGGCAGTAACGCGGCCCACCAGCCTCAGCTCCTGTCACTGGGGCACAAGGACACCACACGCCTGCTGGAGGTATACGTGAAGCGCAGCCTGAGCCTGAACGATGGGCCAGCCGGGGGCCGAAGGACACAGGCAAAGCCACGCAAGCGGGTGACGCTGGCAGAGAAGAACAAACAGGTTAGGAGGCACTCTAGCGACAGCTCGGCCCACCTGTCACCCAGCGAGGTGGAATCGGTGGTCACGGCCTTCAAGCCAGCCCCGGTGGAGGCCTCCGTGGATGCGCCTGAAGATTTACCTGAGGAGGCCCCTGTGACTGCTAACCTGGAGAGCTCCACAGAGGAGGAACGGAAGAAGCCCAAGAAAGGCTCAAAGAAGAGCAAAAAGCCTTCATTCCTGAAGAGCTTTCTGGGCCTTTTTTCAAGAAAAGGGACGGAGAAGAAAGAGGAACGTAAGTCCAGCAGCCCAGAGAATGCAGGGACCTTCATCCCCCCAGACACCCCCTCCCCGACTATCTCCTGTCTGCCGGTCCCTACGACTTCATCAGGAGGTGACCAGAATGCACCGGGGTCCAGGAGGCCCCTCAGGAGGAAAAGTACCCTCAAGAGGTTCTCCTTCCGAGGTCACAGAGGAGAAGACGGCAAGAATAGGATACAGAGACCCACAACTCTAGgtctctcagaaacagcacacaggtCTGATG CTGTGAGTGTGGAGCCCAATGTTCTGTATTatgagaaaatgtcagaggaGCTGGAAAAGATTGTCAAGGAGGTGAAGGACAGTCCAACAGACGAGGGCCATAAGAACATTGTTCAAAACCCTGAGCCACTAAGACAAGTGGCAACTCCAG AGGCAGAAGTCATTGAAAGGATCATCGCTTTGATAAAACATCAAGGCGACGCCATTGATGTCAAG CTGAAGGAGAACAGCAATGTCAACTCCTTCTTCCAGAAGCTGTCATACGGGTCCTTCCAGCAGCTGGCTGACCTCTATGTGCAGAGTGAGACTCCTGGCCAGCTGCCCGAGGGCAATGCCACTGCCCCCGAGCTGGTCAAGTTTGCTTTCACCCTGGACTTCACTGCCAAGGTGGCCGGCCTCTCCAGCCAGACCCTCGGCCGCATCATGGGCTTCGGAAACCAGTATCTGCAGGACCGCTTCACTCACATGAGCGTCAACCAAAGTCAG GACTCTCAATCCCAGCCTACACAAAATTTCAGTGGTCCAGACTga